The following coding sequences lie in one Polynucleobacter asymbioticus genomic window:
- the mlaE gene encoding lipid asymmetry maintenance ABC transporter permease subunit MlaE yields the protein MSMLHKALDLFGDLGFFIRRNLTSLGLAARMFAAVIWRSGFLLKRPRLVSDQILFVGNHSFVIIAVSGLFVGFVLGLQGYYTLNRYGSEQALGLLVALSLTRELGPVITALLFAGRAGTSLTAEIGLMKAGEQLSAMEMMAVDPLSRVIAPRLWAGIIAMPILATIFTAVGVMGGYFVGVPLIGVDSGAFWSQMQGGVDLFSDIGNGLIKSLVFGVAVTFIALYQGYEAKPTPEGVSQATTRTVVISSLSVLALDFLLTAMMFSN from the coding sequence ATGAGCATGCTTCATAAAGCCTTGGACCTCTTTGGCGATCTTGGATTTTTTATTCGTCGCAACTTAACAAGCCTTGGTCTAGCTGCACGTATGTTTGCAGCCGTCATTTGGCGCTCTGGATTTTTATTAAAAAGACCGCGCTTAGTTTCGGATCAAATTCTGTTTGTTGGTAATCACTCATTTGTAATCATTGCGGTATCTGGTTTGTTTGTTGGCTTTGTTCTGGGTCTGCAGGGCTACTACACCCTGAACCGTTATGGCTCAGAGCAGGCTCTAGGTTTGTTAGTTGCGCTGTCGCTTACCCGTGAATTAGGCCCCGTGATTACAGCATTGTTATTTGCTGGTCGCGCTGGCACATCTCTCACCGCTGAGATCGGTTTAATGAAAGCGGGTGAGCAGCTTAGCGCTATGGAAATGATGGCGGTGGATCCATTGAGCCGTGTGATTGCACCGCGACTATGGGCCGGCATTATTGCGATGCCAATTCTGGCTACGATCTTTACGGCTGTTGGTGTGATGGGCGGTTACTTTGTTGGGGTACCCTTAATTGGGGTGGACTCCGGCGCCTTCTGGTCGCAGATGCAGGGCGGGGTAGATCTCTTTTCTGATATTGGCAATGGCCTGATTAAAAGCCTGGTTTTTGGTGTCGCAGTGACTTTTATTGCCTTGTATCAGGGTTATGAGGCAAAACCGACACCTGAGGGTGTATCGCAAGCCACCACGAGAACTGTGGTGATCTCCTCTTTATCGGTTTTGGCATTGGACTTCTTGCTCACTGCGATGATGTTCTCGAATTAG
- the mlaD gene encoding outer membrane lipid asymmetry maintenance protein MlaD translates to MRKSAIDVWVGIFVAIGLLAALFLALKVGNMNAVSFAPTYKISARFDNIGGLKPRAPVKSAGVVVGRIANISFDDKTYQATVTMTIEDTYKFPKDSSAKILTSGLLGEQYIGLEAGGSDDMLAAGDKITQTQSAVVLENLISQFLYNKAADSGKDKGAEK, encoded by the coding sequence ATGAGAAAAAGTGCAATTGATGTTTGGGTCGGAATCTTTGTAGCCATTGGTTTATTGGCTGCTTTGTTTCTCGCATTGAAGGTCGGCAATATGAATGCCGTTTCCTTTGCGCCTACCTACAAAATTTCTGCGCGTTTTGACAATATCGGTGGACTTAAGCCACGTGCACCAGTCAAAAGTGCTGGAGTAGTTGTCGGCCGTATTGCCAATATTTCCTTTGATGACAAGACTTATCAAGCAACTGTCACTATGACGATTGAAGACACCTATAAATTCCCGAAAGATTCTTCCGCAAAGATTTTGACTTCAGGTTTATTAGGCGAGCAATACATTGGGCTTGAGGCCGGCGGCTCTGATGATATGTTGGCCGCTGGAGATAAGATCACTCAAACGCAGTCTGCAGTGGTTCTGGAAAATCTGATTAGCCAGTTCTTGTACAACAAGGCTGCCGACAGTGGTAAAGATAAGGGCGCTGAAAAGTAA